In Diabrotica undecimpunctata isolate CICGRU chromosome 4, icDiaUnde3, whole genome shotgun sequence, a single genomic region encodes these proteins:
- the LOC140439459 gene encoding uncharacterized protein encodes MRPTTIFYLYAIIWLTNSEQIHKKYTNTPINKSPRIYYEHIKNVQFIETHWNILSHIPLQPFTDKLNFVDLTYQKTLRLCQNKPVLIELRLCDTSLKLLGQIIPRLFQDEQTLKNIILHEHFRPKRALFNAIGSVFRTLFGTLDSDDAENFNNAINKAESNENHLLDLLKQQIHVVKATIANFNNSITNLDRNKVIFDKNFESITNYTDKMNNKYFNLDLKQKIEEHFTLLTFFITELQQEYSTLINVILFARNNNLHPSVITPEQLIQELSKTVTHLPSTSTYPFPLTIDYAHKYFDIFLLKYIYFDNKILITVSIPLVSNTPYSLFKLISLPIIHPTLKRLTFILPSVKYLVLSENRNIYVTIDTLEDCYSLDEEKLICKNPDTFRFTHTNPICETELLTSITNIPSSCDTRIIQTEYEIWHKLNKPNSWIYVLPKPTDLTLSCQTSTPISIVLSNTGIFSTSNNCKTYTGSTILISVSNPKESNFQSIIPDLSLPEVCCDDIKINNESKLHLVPLQLNNLDRDALNLASHKLDNLEKMTSETNINFSDTIKNSSYFTYAILFLIKCMLLYILYRIIKYFYRRFRRNPSHSCQQITNCLTLNICQSKRKHVHETDLSIDCKHNKDNNYSESKKCEETSFTETTPIRRSERLSRLKETI; translated from the exons atgcgaccaacaacaatattctactt gtatgcaataatatggctgacaaatagtgaacaaattcacaagaaatataccaatactcctatcaacaaatcacctagaatctattacgaacacataaaaaatgttcaatttattgaaactcattggaacatattaagtcatattcctttacaaccttttacagacaaattaaattttgtagatctcacctatcaaaaaacattaagactgtgtcaaaacaaaccagttcttattgaattacgattatgcgatacttcactaaaactcttaggacaaatcatacctagactctttcaagatgaacaaactttaaaaaacataattctgcatgaacattttagaccaaaacgcgctctatttaatgcaattggatctgttttcaggaccttattcggtaccttagacagtgatgatgctgaaaatttcaataatgctattaacaaagctgaaagtaacgaaaatcatcttcttgatttactaaaacaacaaattcatgtagtaaaagccacgattgcaaattttaataactctattacaaatctagaccgaaacaaagtgatttttgataaaaattttgaatcaattaccaattacacagataaaatgaataataaatattttaatttagatttaaaacaaaaaattgaagaacattttaccttactaactttctttataacagaattacaacaagaatattctactttaataaacgttattctatttgcaagaaataataaccttcatccttctgttataacacctgagcaactaattcaagaattatctaaaacggtaacgcatttacctagtacatcgacttatccatttccattgactatcgattatgctcataaatatttcgatatctttttacttaaatatatatattttgataacaagattttaattacggttagtatacctttggttagtaatactccttattctctttttaaactaatatctcttcctataattcatccaacattaaagagacttacctttattcttccatctgtcaaatatcttgttctttcagaaaatagaaacatttatgttactattgatacattagaagactgttattcattagatgaagaaaaacttatttgcaaaaatcctgatactttccgatttacacacactaatccaatttgtgaaactgaattgttaacttcaataacaaacataccatctagttgcgatactcgtataattcaaacagaatatgaaatttggcataaattaaacaaaccaaattcttggatatatgttttacccaaaccaacagatttaactttaagctgtcagactagtacgccaatatctattgttctttcaaacacaggtattttttctacttcgaataattgcaaaacttacaccggatcaactattttgatatctgtctcaaatccaaaagaaagtaattttcagtctatcattccagatttatcccttccagaagtctgttgtgatgatattaagataaataatgaatccaaattacaccttgttcccttacaattaaataatctcgatcgagatgcattaaatttagcaagccataaactagataatttagagaaaatgacctcagaaacaaatattaatttttcagacacaataaaaaatagttcttatttcacttatgcaatcttatttttgataaaatgtatgttactttatattttatacaggataattaaatatttttaccgacgatttcgtagaaatccgtcacatagttgtcaacaaattacaaattgtttaacactaaatatatgtcaaagtaaacgaaaacatgtacatgagacagatttaagtatagattgtaaacataataaagacaataattatagtgaatccaaaaagtgtgaagagactagtttcacagagactacaccgataagacgaagtgaaagactatcgagactaaaagaaactatttaa